In the genome of Quercus robur chromosome 3, dhQueRobu3.1, whole genome shotgun sequence, one region contains:
- the LOC126719760 gene encoding GDSL esterase/lipase At3g48460-like: MKARHLLLVPKQKLISKVASIRFMLSVTQTQTLEMLTTWVISNPSLALYSLTLGPHIAHQLSGYRLSNGRLVIDFLCEALNISHLSAYKGSPANFSGGANFAVAGSTALSSNLFSHFNFGNPLMWKPNPESILTQIDWFHKFVGERECQGKDETACKSELGNALFWIGQIGGNDYARLFASSIGLAIANKQFTEQAVNHICTLALGLLDKGTKFLVVQGLPPIGCLPLQLVTSPSNDRDQNGCSTSANSVIKGHNNLLQKRLDEIRTQYKDSMILYIDFYKAFTTILEKHTQYQFDEPFKACCGAGRGPFNYQPNLLCGAFGTSNCKNSSTHINFDGVHLTENMHLHLSDLFFNRGFCTPSFADLIKKKKGQY; this comes from the exons ATGAAAGCACGCCACCTCCTGCTGGTTCCCAAGCAAAAGTTGATTTCAAAGGTTGCTTCAATAAGGTTTATGCTTTCGGTGACTCAGACACAGACACTGGAAATGCTCACAACTTGGGTGATCTCAAATCCTTCATTAGCACTTTATTCTCTCACGCTTGGTCCCCATATTGCTCATCAGTTATCTGGTTATCGACTATCTAATGGCCGCTTAGTCATTGATTTCCTATGTGAAGCTCTCAACATATCCCACTTGTCAGCCTATAAAGGCTCTCCCGCAAACTTCTCAGGTGGTGCAAACTTTGCAGTAGCCGGATCGACGGCTCTTTCAAGTAATCTCTTTAGTCATTTCAATTTCGGTAATCCCCTTATGTGGAAACCAAATCCAGAGAGTATCTTAACTCAAATTGATTGGTTCCATAAATTTGTTGGGGAGAGAGAATGCCAGGGAAAAGATGAGACTGCATGCAAATCAGAGCTTGGGAATGCTCTCTTTTGGATAGGTCAGATTGGTGGCAATGACTATGCTCGTCTGTTTGCCTCTTCCATTGGCCTTGCTATTGCCAATAAGCAATTCACAGAGCAAGCTGTTAATCACATCTGCACACTTGCATTG GGGCTATTGGACAAGGGGACAAAGTTCCTTGTGGTTCAAGGGCTACCACCAATAGGGTGCCTTCCATTGCAGTTGGTAACATCTCCCTCAAATGATCGTGATCAAAATGGGTGTTCAACGAGTGCCAACTCGGTAATAAAAGGTCACAACAATCTTCTCCAGAAGAGGTTGGATGAAATTCGAACCCAATACAAAGATTCTATGATCCTATATATTGATTTCTACAAAGCATTCACAACAATATTGGAAAAGCACACACAATACCAGTTTGACGAACCCTTCAAGGCATGTTGTGGAGCTGGGCGAGGACCATTCAACTATCAACCAAACCTCCTTTGTGGAGCTTTTGGCACCTCTAATTGCAAGAACTCCAGCACCCATATTAACTTTGACGGGGTCCACTTAACTGAAAATATGCATTTACACCTCTCTGATCTCTTCTTCAACCGAGGCTTTTGTACACCATCATTTGCAGATCtgattaagaagaagaaaggccAATATTAA